A genome region from Primulina eburnea isolate SZY01 chromosome 9, ASM2296580v1, whole genome shotgun sequence includes the following:
- the LOC140841824 gene encoding uncharacterized protein — protein MRAPRRPIEVVSSWVRRQPPKVKAFLAVISGMATLVLLRAIVHDHDNLFVAAEGVHSIGISVLIYKLMKEKTCAGISLKSQELTAIFLAVRLYCSFVMEYDIHTLLDMATLATTLWVIYMIRLKLRSSYMEDKDNFALYYVLVPCAVLALLIHPSTSHHLVNRIAWAFCVYLEAISVLPQLRVMQNTKIVEPFTAHYVFALGVARFLSCAHWVLQVLDSRGHLLVALGHGLWPSMVLLSEIVQTFILADFCYYYIKSVFGGQLVLRLPSGVV, from the exons ATGAGGGCTCCACGAAGACCGATCGAAGTTGTGTCGTCGTGGGTGCGGCGGCAGCCGCCCAAGGTGAAGGCTTTTCTTGCCGTCATCAGTGGTATGGCGACGCTCGTGCTCCTCCGCGCAATTGTACACGATCACGATAATCTTTTCGTCGCCGCGGAGGGGGTTCACTCGATTGGAATCTCTGTGCTTATTTACAAGCTTATGAAGGAGAAAACTTGCGCAG GGATTTCACTCAAATCCCAGGAGCTGACAGCTATCTTTTTGGCTGTTAGATTGTATTGCAGTTTTGTTATGGAATATGACATACACACGTTGCTTGACATGGCTACACTAGCTACAACCTTGTGGGTTATTTACATGATTCGTCTGAAGCTAAGGTCAAGTTACATGGAGGATAAAGACAATTTTGCACTATATTATGTG TTGGTTCCTTGTGCTGTTTTAGCTCTATTGATACACCCATCTACATCACATCACTTAGTCAATCGGATTGCTTGGGCCTTCTGTGTTTACCTTGAAGCCATTTCCGTCTTACCTCAACTACGCGTCATGCAAAACACTAAG ATTGTGGAACCATTTACAGCTCATTATGTATTTGCATTGGGTGTTGCGAGGTTTCTGAGCTGTGCTCATTGGGTTCTCCAG GTGTTGGACAGCCGTGGTCATCTTCTCGTGGCATTGGGCCATGGACTATGGCCATCAATGGTTCTTTTATCAGAAATAGTTCAAACGTTCATCCTGGCCGACTTTTGTTATTATTACATTAAAAG TGTCTTTGGAGGGCAGCTCGTACTGCGCCTTCCCTCTGGAGTGGTGTAA